A single window of Pogona vitticeps strain Pit_001003342236 chromosome 11, PviZW2.1, whole genome shotgun sequence DNA harbors:
- the LOC110080153 gene encoding uncharacterized protein LOC110080153, translated as MGMGAGMGSAFTGRSRLAPGGGAVQLRRPAVTLPPLPSLSPPPSPPGERGAVPGSAPAGTPPHLGKGTLRAGHLVGRPGGNGRAASCLARPARRRGRRRGRESADCPPLTRPGGSPAIKGGGRAPGWPRGQMAAAAPAAGGGQSLHQSVGLLSIAAGSLLLAVHFYSFTRPTPLLSRTALGVLLLILSPFLAYAGVRKTFQEVTLFVSLCLTLSVLWCGYGAIQILAGQGILLHADADLRDAAVPGLVALSLSLFLLGLVGLLQREVPLAVVALATSLACAHETAALYDRAFGFAAVACSHLVVCFAGGYVGLGRILFFLSQEAILLPGTGLAPGEAGKGPSPARGATGTHDLTPLSLTLNMLSASVWACQLLGVTGGLSVGQVPWLWAGGIYQLGVSVFSYRSLDARAATFSGFTALLKLAGGYCLLVLFWAPEPPAVPVPLSVTLAILLAVVALFVALDSLADGLYMLFYVAFCIALACRPRGLFEGGPQGVAVAIFVASAPMTFIHLYNRNESVKIPRGEGVLRALLSRLSLCKLWEGKPPHEPYLGYSKYADAEALGYACSVLASFAISVGAEPTALLTTVVLPWVVAAGGILKFLCGFVAFSRGKTLESSVFILYGSTWVIWGLARYGGLYGSTRGFQVAVGIASLMLSNAFMALCALFLSASWFAYTLTFELILISFLLDAVGATPRGYDVAVTIIFGLVSFYCFLSSLVNGTFERPQLPAGRSLVRLSGSGGGRARCPHLPARKASSVKQVADIMKRGGACGIPTDTVYVLAAACSRPDAVEKAYNTKRQAQDRPMSLWISSLKQLEPAKHLFSPILWDFMDAAWPSPISLVVPRGEWVDCLGMKDSAKYVGTPQSIAVRIPDCSVATHLIDLVGPITVTSANPTGEADTTHHNQVYAKLGDKVDAVLCDGPSPENVASTVVDCTKIETGSVGFFRVGIVPKSQVLQILEEVQRKHQPGQARNVTAAGGMDEPQALGAAGSPLKGDPLPSYSNEGFQAEEASEPSH; from the exons ATGGGCATGGGCGCGGGCATGGGCTCGGCTTTTACCGGCAGGAGCCGCCtcgcccccggggggggggctgtccagCTCCGACGCCCCGCCgtgactctgccccccctcccctctctctcgccccctccctccccgccggGAGAGAGGGGGGCGGTCCCTGGCAGCGCCCCGGCGGGCACCCCTCCTCACCTGGGCAAAGGGACCCTGCGGGCCGGCCACCTGGTCGGGCGCCCCGGGGGAAATGGCAGGGCGGCCTCCTGCCTCGCTCGCCCGGCCCGGCGAAGAGGCCGGAGGAGGGGGCGGGAGTCCGCGGACTGCCCCCCCCTCACTCGCCCGGGCGGGAGTCCGGCTATAAAGGGCGGAGGCCGGGCGCCGGGCTGGCCCCGAGGCCAGATGgcggccgccgcccccgccgccggagGCGGGCAGTCGCTCCACCAGTCCGTCGGGCTCCTGAGCATCGCGGCCG GTTCTCTCTTGCTTGCCGTCCACTTCTACAGCTTCACGAGGCCGACCCCTCTGCTCTCCCGGACAGCTCTCGGGGTCCTCCTGCTCATTCTGTCGCCCTTCCTAGCCTACGCGG gAGTGAGGAAGACCTTCCAGGAGGTCACGCTCTTTGTCAGCCTCTGCCTGACCCTCTCGGTGCTCTGGTGTGGCTATGGGGCGATCCAGATCCTGGCTGGGCAGGGAATTCTGCTCCATGCTGACGCCGACCTACGCGATGCCGCCGTGCCGGGGCTGGTGGCCTTGAGCCTGTCGCTCTTCCTCCTGGGCCTGGTGGGCCTCCTCCAGAGGGAGGTGCCCCTGGCGGTGGTGGCTCTGGCCACGTCGCTCGCCTGCGCCCATGAAACCGCTGCCCTCTACGACCGGGCCTTTGGCTTTGCTGCCGTGGCCTGCAGCCACCTGGTGGTCTGCTTTGCTGGGGGCTACGTGGGGCTGGGCaggatcctcttcttcctcagccAAGAGGCGATCCTCCTGCCGGGCACCGGCCTGGCCCCAGGAGAGGCCGGGAAGGGGCCGAGCCCGGCCAGGGGGGCAACGGGCACCCATGACCTGACCCCGCTCAGCTTGACCCTGAACATGCTCTCCGCCAGCGTCTGGGCCTGCCAGCTCCTGGGGGTGACCGGGGGCCTCTCGGTGGGCCAGGTGCCCTGGCTTTGGGCCGGCGGGATCTACCAGCTGGGGGTCTCGGTCTTCTCCTACCGCAGCCTGGACGCCAGGGCCGCCACcttctctggcttcacagccctCCTGAAGCTGGCCGGCGGTTACTGCCTCCTGGTCTTGTTCTGGGCACCCGAGCCGCCTGCCGTCCCTGTGCCACTCTCGGTGACCCTGGCCATCCTGCTGGCCGTCGTGGCCCTTTTTGTGGCCCTCGACAGCCTGGCCGACGGCCTGTATATGCTTTTCTATGTGGCCTTTTGCATTGCGCTGGCCTGCCGTCCACGTGGCCTTTTCGAAGGTGGCCCCCAGGGCGTGGCTGTGGCCATTTTTGTGGCCTCTGCCCCCATGACTTTCATCCACCTTTACAACAGGAATGAAAGTGTGAAAATCCCACGGGGGGAGGGGGTGCTCAGGGCTTTGCTCTCCCGCCTGAGCCTCTGCAAGCTCTGGGAAGGGAAACCCCCCCACGAGCCCTACTTGGGCTACTCGAAATATGCAGACGCGGAAGCGCTGGGCTACGCCTGCAGCGTGCTTGCTTCTTTTGCCATCTCCGTGGGGGCAGAGCCGACGGCCCTCCTAACTACGGTGGTCCTACCGTGGGTCGTGGCGGCTGGAGGGATCTTGAAGTTCTTGTGTGGCTTTGTGGCCTTCTCCCGTGGCAAGACCCTAGAGAGCAGTGTGTTCATCCTCTACGGGTCCACGTGGGTGATCTGGGGCCTCGCGAGGTATGGGGGCCTGTACGGCTCCACCCGGGGGTTCCAGGTCGCCGTGGGCATTGCCTCCCTCATGCTTTCCAATGCCTTCATGGCCCTCTGTGCGCTTTTCCTGAGCGCCTCTTGGTTCGCCTACACCCTCACCTTTGAGCTCATCCTCATCAGCTTCCTGCTGGATGCCGTGGGGGCCACCCCGAGGGGCTACGACGTGGCCGTCACCATCATCTTCGGCCTGGTGAGCTTCTACTGCTTCCTGTCCTCTCTGGTCAACGGCACTTTCGAGAGGCCCCAGCTTCCTGCAGGGCGTTCCTTGGTGAGGCTTAGTGGCTCCGGAGGGGGACGCGCCAGGTGCCCCCACCTGCCAGCCAGAAAAGCTTCTTCGGTCAAGCAAGTTGCAG ATATCATGAAGAGGGGAGGGGCCTGCGGGATCCCCACAGACACGGTCTACGTGCTGGCTGCCGCCTGCAGCCGCCCTGATGCTGTGGAGAAAGCTTACAA CACTAAGCGCCAAGCGCAGGACCGTCCCATGTCTCTCTGGATTTCAAGCCTGAAACAGCTGGAACCGGCCAAGCACCTCTTTAGCCCCATTCTCTGGGACTTCATGGACGCTGCCTGGCCCTCGCCCATCAGCCTGGTGGTGCCACGAG gggaATGGGTGGACTGCCTGGGCATGAAGGACTCGGCCAAGTACGTCGGCACCCCTCAGAGCATTGCGGTCCGAATTCCAGATTGCTCAGTCGCTACCCATCTCATTGACTTG GTGGGCCCCATTACAGTCACATCTGCCAATCCTACGGGTGAAGCCGACACGACCCATCACAACCAGGTGTATGCCAAGCTGGGAGACAAG GTGGACGCCGTCCTGTGCGATGGGCCTTCTCCAGAGAACGTTGCCTCCACCGTGGTGGACTGCACCAAGATTGAGACAGGGAGCGTTGGGTTCTTCCGAGTCGGCATCGTCCCCAAATCCCAG GTCCTACAGATCCTGGAAGAAGTGCAAAGAAAGCACCAGCCAGGCCAAGCCAGGAACGTCACGGCAGCGGGGGGCATGGATGAGCCCCAGGCCCTAGGGGCTGCTGGTTCTCCTTTGAAAGGGGATCCTCTGCCGTCCTATTCCAATGAAGGATTTCAGGCAGAAGAGGCCTCCGAGCCTTCTCACTGA